In Paenibacillus hexagrammi, the following are encoded in one genomic region:
- the rlmB gene encoding 23S rRNA (guanosine(2251)-2'-O)-methyltransferase RlmB produces MSEEYIGGKHSVLEALRSGRTINKIWVAENAQKQFAGPIVAEAKNHGIIVQFTDKRKLDQMAEGLQHQGVVAQVAAYEYVEIEDILGLAKERGEDPFILILDEIEDPHNLGSILRTSDCTGVHGVIIPKRRSVGLTAAVSKTSAGAVEYVPVARVTNIAQTIEQLKEEGVWIAGTDVSAAQDVYKANFKMPIALVIGNEGKGVGRLIKEKCDFLVKLPMTGQINSLNASVAAGVLMYEVVRQRTMS; encoded by the coding sequence ATGTCAGAAGAATACATAGGCGGCAAGCATTCGGTGCTCGAGGCACTGCGCTCAGGCCGGACCATTAATAAGATATGGGTAGCGGAAAATGCTCAAAAGCAATTCGCCGGCCCTATCGTGGCCGAGGCGAAAAACCACGGTATTATTGTGCAATTCACAGATAAACGTAAGCTGGATCAAATGGCAGAAGGGCTTCAACATCAAGGTGTAGTAGCCCAGGTTGCTGCTTATGAGTATGTAGAAATAGAAGATATCCTAGGGTTAGCCAAGGAGCGGGGTGAGGATCCATTCATTCTTATTCTGGATGAAATCGAAGATCCTCATAATCTGGGATCTATACTTAGGACCTCCGACTGCACGGGTGTGCACGGAGTCATCATCCCGAAACGTCGATCCGTAGGGCTAACGGCAGCTGTATCCAAAACATCCGCAGGAGCTGTTGAGTACGTACCAGTGGCGCGGGTTACGAATATCGCGCAGACGATTGAACAGCTTAAAGAAGAAGGTGTCTGGATTGCAGGTACAGACGTATCAGCTGCTCAAGACGTCTACAAAGCTAATTTCAAAATGCCTATCGCATTAGTTATTGGCAATGAAGGAAAAGGCGTAGGTCGATTAATCAAAGAAAAATGCGACTTTCTTGTCAAGCTCCCGATGACCGGCCA
- the cysS gene encoding cysteine--tRNA ligase, with product MTLKVYNTLSRKKEEFVPLQPGKVNMYVCGPTVYNYIHIGNGRPVIFFDVVRRYLEFQGYAVNYVTNFTDVDDKMIRKAEEEGTTVPQLAETYIQAFLEDIKALGVHEASLNPRVTENIQEIIDFIADLESKGFAYESRGDVYYRTTKFSDYGKLSHQNLDELQYGIRIEVDDRKENPQDFVLWKAAKRGEIAWESPWGQGRPGWHIECSAMVRKYLGDTIDIHGGGFDLTFPHHECEIAQTEALTGEPMANYWMHNAFLNIDNEKMSKSLGNGILIRDLIKAIKPEVFRFFMLSAHYRNPLNFSDESLKQAANGLERIQNAYDNLKHRLNTASQERALEEGLEDRVATIANRFNEKMSDDFNTPDAITAIFDLVAEANLYLQQERATTAAIQLFIDQLHSFDRVFGILSQASEELLDEEIEQLIVDRTEARKSKNWARADEIRNLLTEKGIFLEDTPQGIRWRRK from the coding sequence ATGACGCTCAAAGTGTATAATACGTTGTCACGTAAGAAAGAAGAATTCGTGCCTTTGCAGCCGGGTAAGGTTAACATGTATGTTTGCGGTCCAACCGTATATAACTATATTCATATCGGGAACGGTCGTCCGGTCATTTTCTTTGATGTGGTTCGCAGATATTTGGAATTCCAGGGTTACGCGGTCAATTACGTGACCAACTTCACGGATGTGGATGATAAAATGATTCGCAAGGCTGAGGAAGAAGGCACCACTGTTCCGCAGCTTGCAGAAACCTACATCCAAGCTTTTCTCGAGGATATTAAAGCGCTAGGTGTTCATGAAGCAAGCTTAAATCCGCGAGTGACGGAAAACATTCAAGAGATCATCGATTTTATCGCCGACCTGGAGTCCAAAGGCTTTGCTTACGAAAGCCGCGGCGACGTTTATTACCGTACAACGAAATTTTCGGACTACGGCAAATTGTCTCATCAAAATCTAGATGAGCTGCAATATGGCATACGCATCGAGGTCGACGACCGCAAAGAAAATCCGCAGGATTTCGTACTGTGGAAAGCGGCGAAGCGAGGTGAAATCGCATGGGAAAGTCCCTGGGGGCAAGGGCGTCCAGGCTGGCATATTGAGTGCTCCGCCATGGTTCGGAAGTATTTAGGCGATACTATTGATATCCATGGCGGTGGATTTGATTTAACATTCCCTCACCATGAATGCGAGATTGCTCAAACCGAAGCTTTAACCGGCGAACCAATGGCGAATTACTGGATGCACAACGCGTTCCTAAATATCGATAATGAGAAAATGTCCAAATCACTCGGAAACGGCATTCTCATCCGTGATCTCATAAAAGCTATCAAACCGGAAGTGTTCCGCTTCTTTATGCTTTCGGCGCATTACCGGAATCCGCTGAATTTCAGTGATGAAAGCCTGAAACAAGCAGCGAATGGACTTGAGCGCATCCAGAATGCCTATGACAATCTGAAGCATCGCTTAAATACCGCTTCTCAAGAGCGGGCACTAGAAGAAGGATTGGAAGATAGAGTTGCTACCATTGCCAATCGATTTAATGAAAAAATGAGCGATGATTTTAATACGCCAGATGCGATTACGGCTATCTTCGATCTTGTCGCTGAAGCAAATCTGTATCTGCAGCAGGAGCGGGCCACAACTGCCGCAATCCAGCTTTTCATAGATCAACTGCACTCTTTCGATCGAGTGTTCGGTATTCTTAGTCAAGCTTCAGAGGAATTGCTGGATGAAGAAATTGAACAGTTGATTGTGGATCGCACGGAAGCCCGTAAGAGTAAAAACTGGGCAAGAGCGGACGAGATTCGCAATCTGCTCACAGAGAAAGGGATATTCCTCGAAGATACACCGCAAGGAATACGCTGGCGCCGCAAATGA
- the ispD gene encoding 2-C-methyl-D-erythritol 4-phosphate cytidylyltransferase encodes MGKVGAVIVAAGKGSRMRSAESKQYLQLGDKPILVHTLQLFQNITEVDEIVLVVPAADVQRCKDLVNIYSITKVSRVQAGGVERQDSVRLGLAALQEDTEWVLVHDGVRPFTAVEHIIGCLNQAKEAGAAVLAVPVKDTIKVVDQSKCIQSTPDRRSLWAIQTPQAFRLALLQKAQELAIQDGFIGTDDASLVERTGTNVLVVEGDYYNIKITTPEDLPWAEWILKHVRGERNS; translated from the coding sequence ATGGGCAAGGTGGGTGCCGTTATTGTAGCGGCAGGTAAGGGGTCTCGCATGCGCTCGGCAGAGAGCAAGCAGTACCTACAACTCGGAGACAAACCGATTCTTGTACATACATTGCAATTATTTCAAAACATAACAGAAGTGGATGAAATTGTTTTGGTGGTTCCGGCTGCGGATGTACAGCGTTGCAAGGATCTCGTAAATATCTATTCGATTACCAAGGTGTCGCGGGTCCAGGCAGGTGGAGTTGAACGTCAGGACTCCGTTAGACTGGGACTTGCAGCGCTTCAAGAGGATACGGAGTGGGTGCTTGTCCATGATGGAGTCAGACCCTTTACAGCTGTGGAGCATATTATTGGATGCTTAAATCAGGCAAAGGAAGCTGGGGCCGCCGTGCTGGCCGTTCCGGTCAAGGATACGATCAAAGTCGTAGACCAATCGAAATGCATTCAATCCACGCCGGATAGACGAAGCTTGTGGGCGATTCAAACCCCGCAGGCTTTTCGGCTTGCTTTGCTGCAGAAGGCGCAGGAGCTTGCTATCCAAGATGGTTTTATTGGAACAGATGATGCTAGCTTAGTGGAAAGAACAGGAACGAATGTTCTTGTCGTCGAAGGGGATTACTATAATATTAAAATCACAACGCCAGAGGACCTGCCTTGGGCGGAGTGGATTCTAAAGCATGTAAGAGGAGAGCGAAATTCATGA
- the gltX gene encoding glutamate--tRNA ligase, translated as MSQPLRVRYAPSPTGHLHIGGARTALFDYLLARRNNGVFIVRFEDTDQTRHKESGIADQLSGLKWLGLDWDESVDIGGPYGPYRQMERLDLYKPYTDQLLSQGNAYPCYCTEEDLEQERAEQEAKGEMPRYSGKCRHLTSEQRNAFEQAGRKPSIRFRVPEDRIIAFDDKVREHVEFESNGIGDFIIVRPDGIPTYNFAVILDDHLMKINLVIRGEEHLSNTPRQILMYEALGLPVPEFAHLSLILNQDRKKMSKRDESIIQFIEQYKELGYLPEAVVNFIALLGWSPGGEEEMFTKEELIAQFDLNRVSKSPAVFDMDKLNWMNNHYLKKAPLSRVVDLCLPHLQKAGFIQGELSSEKTHWVETLVGLNQERMRYAAEIVELAQLFFQDELVMEEEASAILQEEHVPVVLSRFLQQVEQAEDFSVEAIPGMVKQVQKDTGYKGKQLFMSIRAALTGQVHGPDLNKSIFLLGKEKVVARLRK; from the coding sequence ATGAGTCAACCATTACGTGTGCGTTACGCACCTAGTCCAACTGGACATTTACATATCGGCGGAGCGCGTACAGCTTTATTTGATTATTTGCTCGCTCGCCGGAACAACGGAGTTTTTATTGTACGTTTTGAAGATACAGACCAGACTCGTCATAAGGAGTCGGGAATCGCAGACCAATTAAGCGGCCTTAAGTGGCTAGGGCTCGATTGGGACGAGAGTGTTGATATCGGAGGTCCTTATGGTCCATACCGTCAAATGGAGCGCCTTGACCTATACAAACCGTACACAGACCAACTGCTTAGCCAAGGGAATGCTTATCCTTGCTACTGTACGGAAGAAGATTTGGAGCAGGAACGGGCAGAGCAGGAAGCCAAAGGCGAAATGCCGCGTTATTCCGGTAAGTGCCGTCATTTGACGAGTGAGCAGAGAAACGCATTTGAACAGGCGGGCCGTAAGCCTTCAATCCGTTTCCGTGTGCCGGAAGACCGTATCATTGCATTTGATGACAAAGTGCGTGAGCACGTAGAGTTTGAATCCAATGGAATCGGCGACTTCATTATTGTTCGTCCTGACGGAATTCCTACCTATAACTTCGCAGTAATTCTCGATGACCATCTTATGAAGATCAACCTGGTCATTCGTGGTGAGGAGCATCTTTCCAATACACCAAGGCAGATCTTGATGTATGAGGCGCTGGGTCTCCCGGTTCCGGAATTTGCTCATCTGTCGCTAATCTTGAATCAAGACCGTAAAAAAATGAGTAAACGGGATGAATCGATCATTCAGTTTATTGAACAATACAAAGAACTCGGCTATTTGCCTGAGGCTGTCGTGAACTTTATCGCACTTCTCGGCTGGTCCCCGGGCGGTGAAGAGGAGATGTTCACGAAGGAAGAATTGATCGCGCAATTTGACTTGAACCGTGTTTCCAAGAGCCCCGCTGTCTTTGATATGGACAAGCTAAATTGGATGAACAATCATTATTTGAAAAAAGCGCCGCTTTCGCGGGTTGTAGACCTATGCCTGCCTCATCTGCAAAAAGCTGGTTTCATCCAAGGTGAGCTCTCTTCGGAGAAAACACACTGGGTGGAAACATTGGTTGGACTCAATCAGGAGAGAATGCGCTACGCGGCTGAAATTGTGGAGCTCGCACAGTTGTTCTTCCAGGATGAGCTCGTTATGGAAGAAGAGGCTTCGGCTATTCTGCAAGAAGAGCACGTACCTGTGGTCCTGAGCAGATTTTTACAGCAAGTTGAGCAAGCAGAAGATTTTTCTGTCGAAGCAATTCCCGGTATGGTAAAGCAGGTGCAGAAGGATACCGGTTACAAAGGTAAACAACTGTTCATGTCCATACGTGCTGCATTGACCGGACAAGTGCATGGACCTGATTTGAATAAGTCAATCTTCTTGTTAGGCAAAGAAAAAGTTGTGGCGAGACTGCGGAAGTGA
- a CDS encoding Mini-ribonuclease 3 — translation MNEHISDPFQLFHFPPSKSPNLLSPLVLAYIGDAVYEVYIRQYVISLANHRPNQLHKMSTQFVSAKAQAKLLEALIPQLTEEELDIVKRGRNAKSGTTAKNADVLEYRHSTAFECLIGYLYYTKAFERLKELLDFAIAFKTAK, via the coding sequence ATGAACGAACATATCTCGGATCCGTTTCAATTGTTTCATTTTCCGCCTTCCAAGAGTCCGAATCTGCTTAGTCCGTTGGTCCTTGCTTATATCGGTGATGCCGTCTATGAGGTATATATAAGGCAGTATGTGATTTCACTTGCGAATCACAGACCCAATCAATTGCACAAAATGTCTACGCAGTTTGTTTCGGCTAAGGCTCAAGCTAAGCTTTTGGAAGCACTGATACCGCAGCTGACGGAGGAAGAACTGGATATTGTTAAGCGTGGACGGAACGCGAAGTCTGGAACTACGGCCAAGAATGCGGATGTGCTGGAATACCGGCACAGTACCGCCTTTGAGTGCCTGATAGGATACTTATACTATACAAAAGCATTTGAGCGTTTGAAGGAGTTATTAGATTTCGCCATAGCGTTCAAAACAGCTAAATAA
- the cysE gene encoding serine O-acetyltransferase: MWKTIKSDISAVFDNDPAARSWFEVAFTYSGLHAIWWHRIGHWFFKKRMFTIARIVSQFSRFMTGIEIHPGAVIGKRLFIDHGMGVVIGETCIIGDDVTLYQGVTLGGTGKEKGKRHPTIGNNVIIGSGAKIIGSFTVGENSRVGPNTVVIKEVPPNSTVVCIPGKIVKRDGVRVNRLDHTSLPDPVIDIFEGLQKQINELKEELEQERQRNGGTRQHDAQSV; the protein is encoded by the coding sequence ATGTGGAAAACGATCAAGTCTGATATTTCTGCTGTGTTTGATAATGATCCTGCTGCTCGCAGCTGGTTTGAAGTTGCCTTTACGTATTCGGGCCTTCATGCCATCTGGTGGCATCGGATCGGACACTGGTTTTTCAAGAAGAGAATGTTTACGATTGCCCGTATCGTCTCCCAGTTCAGCCGGTTCATGACGGGGATCGAGATTCATCCCGGTGCTGTGATTGGCAAACGCCTTTTTATTGACCATGGTATGGGAGTCGTCATCGGGGAGACCTGCATCATTGGTGATGATGTTACGCTTTACCAAGGTGTAACTTTAGGAGGCACAGGTAAAGAAAAAGGAAAACGACACCCGACAATTGGTAATAATGTGATTATTGGCTCGGGTGCTAAAATCATCGGTTCTTTTACAGTTGGTGAAAATTCTCGAGTGGGTCCTAATACGGTCGTAATTAAAGAGGTTCCTCCTAACAGTACGGTCGTTTGTATTCCGGGTAAAATTGTGAAGCGGGACGGAGTGCGTGTAAATCGATTGGATCATACGAGCTTGCCGGACCCGGTTATTGATATCTTTGAAGGTTTGCAGAAGCAGATCAACGAGCTGAAGGAAGAGCTGGAACAAGAAAGACAAAGAAATGGAGGAACAAGACAGCATGACGCTCAAAGTGTATAA
- the ispF gene encoding 2-C-methyl-D-erythritol 2,4-cyclodiphosphate synthase, translating to MIRVGQGFDVHQLVEGRKCIIGGVTIPYEKGLLGHSDADVLLHAISDAILGALGLGDIGKHFPDTAAEYKDADSLILLKRVWSLAKEKGYRLGNADSTIIAQKPKMAPYIPQMVEIIADALEAKPDQVNVKATTTEQLGFTGRGEGIAAQSVVCLIQDVLE from the coding sequence ATGATTCGTGTAGGACAAGGATTCGATGTGCATCAATTAGTCGAAGGACGCAAATGCATCATTGGCGGAGTCACTATTCCATATGAGAAAGGCTTGCTGGGACATTCTGATGCGGATGTCTTGCTGCATGCTATCAGTGATGCCATTCTGGGAGCTTTAGGCCTCGGGGATATCGGCAAACATTTCCCAGATACGGCTGCAGAATACAAGGATGCGGACAGCTTGATATTGCTGAAGCGGGTTTGGTCGCTAGCTAAAGAAAAAGGATATCGACTTGGTAACGCCGATTCCACGATTATTGCGCAAAAGCCGAAGATGGCTCCCTATATTCCGCAAATGGTTGAAATTATAGCGGATGCGCTGGAAGCAAAGCCTGATCAAGTCAATGTTAAAGCGACAACAACAGAGCAATTAGGTTTCACGGGAAGAGGCGAGGGTATTGCTGCTCAATCTGTTGTTTGTTTAATTCAGGATGTGCTAGAATAG